Proteins encoded within one genomic window of Streptomyces sp. NBC_01314:
- a CDS encoding discoidin domain-containing protein encodes MHDVTRRSALRSAIAVALAPTLGSLVLPGFAPTASAAVSWTAKWIWASSSSANQWVAFRRTITLDSAPSKAVTQIAADSKYWLWVNGTLVVFEGGLKRGPNRTDTYYDEIDLAPYLTSGSNTVALLVTYFGKQGFSHSSSGKGGLLFQSDIETGSTTTRLVSNTGWKHKVHPGYSNNTSGTQVNFRLPESNVYYDARNATAMADWQSSGFDDSSWSAPTDFGAAGAAPWNGLVERPIPQIRYSGLKSYTNNASLPATGQGSTAIWATLPSNIQVTPYLKVDAPAGTVIGIQTDHYDDGKGLVGIDQATIFNVRATYVCTGGVQEFEALAWMSGTAVRYIIPAGVTIIDLKYRESGYDTDFDGSFTSNDAFLDTVWTKAARTMYVNMRDNYMDCPTRERAQWWGDVVNQLKEGFYTFDTNSHALGKKAIAQLASWAKDSGALYSPMPSTIWTAELPNQMLASVWSFWTFHLYTGDTSTVTAAYPAVKKYMDLWSLGSDGLVAHRTGDWDWQDWGTNIDTRVLNNAWYYLALDTAAKLADLSGNTADVAGWQAQRASIKANFDTLLWNSTKNEYRSPAYNGDTDDRANALAVVAGLATPSHHPAITNVLRTHRNASPYMEFYVLEALYLMGAATVAEERMRNRFAAQVADPACHTLWEVWVKSQGTDNHAWNGGPLYALSAYAAGVRPTTAGWETYEVIPQTGTLTKINTVTPTVEGTIRFGIERDGTQVTLTLTSPSGTTARVGVPTYGGSQPVIKANGTTVFTGGSSTGSVSGLSYDGKDSSYVYFKVQPGTWTFTATGTGRLDNLALGRTVTSSNSLENTNWGKSRLTDGKLTSVSGARGYTSNDFASADVSATPVWVEIDLGADTDLDAVRLFPRTDTQAAGGGTAGFPVDFTIQTRPDGSSTYTTARTVTAQANPQGLVQTYGFKTTTARYVRLQATKLGTPATDESTKFRLQLAELTVPTAATAVTANYTLENSDWGKTRILEGTTTSVSGGKGFTSIDFPAANVSDTPVWIEVDLGADRSVDSVTLHPRTDASGAGGGSAGFPADFTIQTRPDGSSTYTTARTVTGQANPSGAAQTYTLTSTTGRYLRLTATKLGTPASDESTKFRLQLAEIVIK; translated from the coding sequence ATGCACGATGTGACGCGCCGGTCCGCTCTGCGTTCGGCCATAGCCGTGGCCCTGGCCCCCACCCTGGGCTCACTCGTCCTGCCCGGCTTCGCGCCCACCGCGTCCGCCGCGGTCTCGTGGACCGCCAAGTGGATCTGGGCATCCTCCAGCTCGGCGAACCAGTGGGTGGCCTTCCGCAGAACGATCACCCTGGACTCCGCGCCCTCGAAGGCCGTGACCCAGATCGCGGCGGACTCGAAGTACTGGCTGTGGGTCAACGGCACCCTCGTCGTCTTCGAAGGCGGCCTCAAGCGCGGCCCGAACCGTACGGACACGTACTACGACGAGATCGACCTCGCCCCGTACCTGACCAGCGGCAGCAACACGGTGGCGCTGCTGGTCACGTACTTCGGAAAGCAGGGCTTCTCGCACAGCAGCAGCGGCAAGGGCGGACTGCTGTTCCAGTCCGACATCGAGACCGGTTCGACCACCACCCGGCTGGTCAGCAACACCGGCTGGAAGCACAAGGTCCACCCGGGCTACTCGAACAACACCAGCGGCACCCAGGTCAACTTCCGGCTGCCGGAATCGAACGTCTACTACGACGCCCGCAACGCCACCGCCATGGCCGACTGGCAGTCCTCCGGCTTCGACGACAGCTCCTGGAGCGCACCCACCGACTTCGGCGCCGCCGGCGCCGCGCCCTGGAACGGCCTCGTCGAACGGCCGATCCCGCAGATCCGCTACTCCGGCCTGAAGTCCTACACCAACAACGCCTCGCTCCCGGCCACCGGCCAGGGTTCCACCGCGATCTGGGCCACCCTGCCCTCCAACATCCAGGTCACCCCCTACCTGAAGGTCGACGCCCCGGCCGGCACCGTGATCGGAATCCAGACCGACCACTACGACGACGGCAAGGGCCTGGTCGGCATCGACCAGGCCACCATCTTCAACGTCCGCGCCACCTACGTCTGCACCGGCGGAGTCCAGGAGTTCGAGGCGCTGGCCTGGATGAGCGGTACCGCCGTGCGGTACATCATCCCGGCGGGCGTGACCATCATCGACCTCAAATACCGGGAGTCCGGCTACGACACCGACTTCGACGGCTCGTTCACCAGCAACGACGCCTTCCTCGACACCGTGTGGACCAAGGCCGCCCGCACCATGTACGTCAACATGCGGGACAACTACATGGACTGCCCCACCCGCGAGCGTGCCCAGTGGTGGGGCGATGTGGTCAACCAGCTGAAGGAAGGCTTCTACACCTTCGACACCAACTCCCACGCCCTGGGCAAGAAGGCCATCGCGCAGCTGGCCTCCTGGGCGAAGGACAGCGGAGCGCTCTACTCCCCGATGCCCTCGACCATCTGGACCGCCGAACTGCCCAACCAGATGCTCGCCTCGGTATGGTCGTTCTGGACCTTCCACCTCTACACCGGCGACACCAGCACCGTCACCGCCGCCTACCCGGCGGTCAAGAAGTACATGGACCTGTGGAGCCTGGGCAGCGACGGCCTGGTCGCCCACCGCACCGGGGACTGGGACTGGCAGGACTGGGGCACCAACATCGACACCCGCGTCCTGAACAACGCCTGGTACTACCTGGCCCTGGACACCGCCGCCAAGCTCGCCGACCTCAGCGGCAACACCGCTGACGTCGCCGGATGGCAGGCCCAGCGCGCCAGCATCAAGGCCAACTTCGACACCCTGCTGTGGAACTCCACGAAGAACGAGTACCGCTCACCCGCCTACAACGGCGACACCGACGACCGCGCCAACGCCCTCGCCGTCGTCGCGGGCCTGGCCACCCCCAGCCACCACCCGGCGATCACCAACGTGCTGCGCACCCACCGCAATGCCAGCCCGTACATGGAGTTCTACGTCCTGGAAGCGTTGTACCTGATGGGTGCGGCCACCGTCGCGGAGGAGCGGATGCGCAACCGCTTCGCCGCCCAGGTCGCCGACCCCGCCTGCCACACCCTGTGGGAGGTGTGGGTCAAGTCGCAAGGCACCGACAACCACGCCTGGAACGGCGGCCCGCTGTACGCCCTGTCCGCCTACGCCGCGGGTGTGCGCCCCACCACAGCGGGTTGGGAAACCTACGAGGTCATCCCGCAGACCGGCACCCTCACGAAGATCAACACAGTGACGCCGACCGTCGAGGGAACCATCCGCTTCGGTATCGAGCGCGACGGCACTCAGGTGACCCTCACCCTCACCTCGCCCAGTGGGACGACGGCCCGTGTCGGTGTGCCCACCTACGGCGGCTCCCAGCCCGTCATCAAGGCCAACGGCACCACCGTCTTCACCGGCGGCTCCTCCACGGGCAGCGTCAGCGGTCTGAGCTACGACGGCAAGGACTCCTCGTACGTCTACTTCAAGGTCCAGCCGGGCACCTGGACGTTCACGGCCACAGGCACCGGCCGCCTGGACAACCTGGCCCTGGGCCGGACGGTCACCAGCAGCAACAGCCTGGAGAACACCAACTGGGGCAAGAGCCGGCTCACCGACGGCAAACTCACCAGCGTCAGCGGCGCCAGGGGCTACACCAGCAACGACTTCGCCTCCGCCGACGTCAGCGCCACCCCCGTCTGGGTCGAGATCGACCTCGGCGCCGACACCGACCTCGACGCCGTACGCCTCTTCCCCCGCACCGACACCCAGGCGGCCGGGGGTGGTACCGCGGGCTTCCCCGTCGACTTCACGATCCAGACCCGCCCCGACGGCTCCAGCACCTACACCACCGCCCGCACCGTCACCGCCCAGGCCAACCCCCAGGGGCTCGTCCAGACGTACGGCTTCAAGACCACCACCGCCCGATACGTCCGCCTGCAGGCCACCAAGCTCGGCACCCCCGCCACCGACGAGTCCACCAAGTTCCGCCTCCAGCTCGCCGAACTCACCGTCCCCACCGCCGCGACGGCCGTCACGGCCAACTACACGCTGGAGAACAGCGACTGGGGCAAGACCCGGATCCTGGAGGGCACCACCACCAGCGTCAGCGGTGGCAAGGGCTTCACCAGCATCGACTTCCCCGCCGCCAACGTCAGCGACACACCCGTGTGGATCGAGGTCGACCTCGGCGCCGACCGCTCCGTCGACTCCGTCACCCTCCACCCGCGCACCGACGCGAGCGGAGCCGGCGGCGGCTCGGCGGGCTTCCCCGCCGACTTCACGATCCAGACCCGCCCCGACGGCTCCAGCACCTACACCACCGCCCGCACCGTCACCGGCCAGGCCAACCCCAGCGGAGCCGCCCAGACCTACACCCTCACCTCCACCACCGGCCGCTACCTGCGCCTGACCGCGACCAAGCTCGGCACCCCCGCCTCCGACGAGTCCACCAAGTTCCGTCTGCAGCTGGCCGAGATCGTCATCAAGTAA
- a CDS encoding branched-chain amino acid ABC transporter permease, whose translation MNLKAVKAVKAVKAAEGDASVPHDTTPVREPLDASGGGFGAGGGGPERRRAVVAVAVVALLAAAPLVLAPYPVSAMTRMLAFAVLVLGVDLLTGVTGLPTLGQAAYFGVGGYTAVLVGVHVTSDAMVQVLAALVMGLLAAAVTGWVAVRAGGLVFLMLTLAIGETVHQVADSWSAVGGSNGLAGMPPISLFGGSPLLVAGFVYWWALAAAALVFAVVALVVRSPYGRTLRGIRDNDARMRALGYRPALARYGVFCLAGAVAGVGGALWAQQARFVSPGDMGFEVAALALLSVVIGGAGSLWGPCLGAALVLLVRDNLSASIGGHGPLVLGAVFVAVVFLLPRGLSGLTGARLKVLGRARRRKENMS comes from the coding sequence ATGAACCTGAAGGCGGTGAAGGCGGTGAAGGCGGTGAAGGCGGCGGAAGGCGATGCGTCCGTGCCGCACGACACGACCCCGGTACGCGAACCGCTCGACGCGAGCGGCGGTGGGTTCGGCGCCGGTGGAGGGGGACCGGAGCGCCGCAGGGCCGTGGTCGCCGTCGCGGTCGTAGCCCTCCTGGCGGCGGCCCCGCTGGTGCTCGCCCCCTATCCGGTGTCGGCCATGACCCGGATGCTGGCGTTCGCGGTGCTGGTCCTCGGTGTCGACCTGCTGACCGGGGTCACGGGCCTGCCGACGCTGGGCCAGGCGGCGTACTTCGGTGTCGGTGGCTACACGGCGGTACTGGTCGGTGTCCATGTCACGTCGGACGCGATGGTGCAGGTGCTGGCGGCCCTGGTCATGGGGCTGCTGGCGGCGGCGGTGACCGGATGGGTCGCCGTTCGGGCGGGCGGGCTGGTGTTCCTCATGCTCACGCTGGCGATCGGGGAGACGGTGCACCAGGTGGCCGACAGCTGGTCGGCGGTGGGCGGCAGCAACGGCCTCGCCGGGATGCCCCCGATCAGCCTGTTCGGCGGATCGCCGCTGCTGGTCGCGGGGTTCGTGTACTGGTGGGCGCTGGCTGCGGCGGCCCTGGTGTTCGCGGTGGTCGCGTTGGTGGTCCGTTCGCCCTACGGGCGGACACTGCGGGGCATCCGTGACAACGACGCCCGGATGAGGGCCCTCGGCTACCGCCCGGCGCTCGCCCGGTACGGCGTCTTCTGCCTGGCCGGAGCCGTCGCCGGGGTGGGCGGTGCCCTGTGGGCGCAGCAGGCCCGGTTCGTCTCGCCCGGCGACATGGGATTCGAGGTCGCGGCGCTGGCACTGCTCAGCGTGGTCATCGGCGGCGCGGGAAGCCTGTGGGGCCCCTGCCTCGGCGCGGCACTCGTCCTGCTCGTCCGCGACAACCTCTCCGCCTCGATCGGCGGTCATGGCCCCCTGGTGCTGGGCGCGGTGTTCGTCGCCGTCGTCTTCCTGCTGCCGCGAGGCCTGTCGGGCCTCACAGGTGCCCGACTGAAAGTCCTTGGCCGCGCTCGCCGCCGGAAGGAGAACATGTCGTGA
- a CDS encoding ABC transporter ATP-binding protein: protein MLSVRGLRAGYAGTTVLDGVDLTVAAGTVVALLGRNGVGKTTFVHTVMGMLKPYSGSIRVDGRELAGAAAHTVARNRVAIVPQGRRVFAPLTVEENLSLAARAARGERGPWTQKRVYALMPRLAERRGNRGDQLSGGEQQMLAIGRALLRNPRLLLLDEPSDGLAPAVVDLIAGVLEGLRGEGIAAVLVEQDLHLAFRLADEVAVMQKGRIVHRSSTTDFRKDRERAHSLLGVG from the coding sequence CTGCTCAGCGTGCGCGGGCTGCGCGCGGGATACGCGGGCACCACCGTGCTCGACGGGGTCGACCTCACCGTCGCCGCCGGCACCGTGGTGGCTCTGCTCGGACGCAACGGCGTCGGCAAGACCACCTTCGTCCACACGGTGATGGGAATGCTCAAGCCGTACTCCGGCAGCATCCGCGTGGACGGCCGCGAACTCGCCGGAGCGGCCGCCCACACCGTCGCCCGCAACAGGGTGGCGATCGTTCCCCAGGGGCGCCGCGTGTTCGCCCCGCTCACCGTCGAGGAGAACCTGAGCCTGGCGGCCAGGGCCGCCAGAGGCGAACGCGGCCCCTGGACCCAGAAGCGCGTCTACGCACTGATGCCACGCCTCGCGGAGCGGCGCGGCAACCGGGGAGACCAACTCTCCGGTGGGGAGCAGCAGATGCTGGCGATCGGCCGGGCGCTCCTGCGCAATCCCCGGTTGCTGCTCCTGGACGAACCGTCGGACGGACTCGCCCCGGCGGTCGTCGACCTGATCGCCGGCGTGCTGGAGGGCCTGCGCGGAGAGGGCATCGCGGCCGTACTCGTGGAGCAGGACCTGCACCTGGCCTTCCGTCTCGCCGACGAGGTGGCCGTGATGCAGAAGGGCCGCATCGTGCACCGCAGTTCCACCACCGACTTCCGGAAGGACCGCGAACGGGCCCACAGCCTCCTCGGCGTGGGCTGA
- a CDS encoding branched-chain amino acid ABC transporter permease: MATHLVSVLNGLAMGSLLFAIALGLSLVFGMMDVLNLAHGAVYLVGAYVAVALVSDGSGVAAFVLAVLAAAAAGALLGGLLAGLTRATSHHLDQALLTLGVALVVAEVVSLAFGNDVHSIAAPAPAAGGVTVLGETYPVYRLLVIGFGVVLAVAVYFLVERSPLGSVIRATVADRAMVSALGINTGRVLVGVFAAGAALAAVGGVLAGPILGAQPGLDEKVLLLALVVVVIGGLGSVRGALLGAVLIGQVQALGTALLPEYASFLVFGAMALVLLVRPAGLLPARTAVHA; the protein is encoded by the coding sequence ATGGCTACCCATCTGGTGAGCGTCCTCAACGGGCTGGCGATGGGCTCCCTGCTCTTCGCGATCGCTCTGGGCCTGTCCCTGGTGTTCGGCATGATGGACGTGCTGAACCTCGCCCACGGCGCGGTCTACCTGGTCGGCGCCTATGTGGCGGTGGCGCTCGTGTCCGACGGCTCGGGCGTGGCGGCCTTCGTCCTGGCCGTGCTGGCCGCCGCGGCCGCCGGGGCTCTCCTCGGGGGCCTGCTGGCCGGCCTGACGCGGGCCACCTCCCACCATCTCGACCAGGCCCTTCTGACGCTCGGCGTGGCCCTCGTGGTCGCCGAGGTGGTGTCGCTGGCGTTCGGCAACGACGTGCACTCGATCGCCGCCCCAGCTCCGGCCGCCGGGGGCGTCACGGTGCTGGGGGAGACGTACCCGGTCTACCGGTTGCTCGTGATCGGGTTCGGCGTGGTGCTGGCGGTGGCGGTCTACTTCCTGGTGGAGCGCAGCCCGCTGGGCTCGGTGATCCGCGCCACCGTCGCCGACCGCGCGATGGTGTCGGCGCTGGGCATCAACACGGGCCGGGTGCTGGTCGGGGTCTTCGCGGCGGGCGCGGCGCTGGCCGCCGTCGGCGGCGTCCTGGCCGGGCCGATTCTGGGCGCCCAGCCCGGCCTGGACGAGAAGGTGCTGCTGCTCGCCCTGGTCGTGGTGGTGATCGGCGGCCTCGGCTCGGTCCGCGGTGCGCTGCTCGGCGCCGTACTGATCGGGCAGGTGCAGGCGCTCGGCACGGCGCTGCTGCCCGAGTACGCCTCGTTCCTGGTCTTCGGGGCGATGGCCCTGGTCCTGCTGGTACGGCCGGCGGGTCTGCTCCCGGCACGGACGGCGGTGCACGCATGA
- a CDS encoding tannase/feruloyl esterase family alpha/beta hydrolase produces the protein MGLTVLSPASHGAALPSGDRPSGDPVRSCASLTELTFTDGTRVTSAGEAPGTPAICHVRLTVPESVNIAVSLPAHGWNGRFQGVGGGGYAGVLTPPDDAAKAGYAAAATDTGHTGSPVSGAWAWSPTGMKQNLITDFARRSVHEMTVKGKAVTGAYYGKAPDHSYWNGCSTGGRQGLMEAQRHPEDYDGILSAAPAINWDRFIPSELWPQVVMRESGHVVSSCTFEAVNKAVVAACDGKDGVTDGIVDPRTCRFDPSKLIGEQTSCGTITAQDAAVVKKIWEGPRRQNGSFLWYGLTPGTSFAGLAGSTPTGQAAPFPITTDWFTYWLAKNPDFDWRSVTTADFADWFDRSRAEYHDVIGTDDPDLGAFRDGGGKLILWHGWADQLIFPQGTIDYFQRVAAEMGGQARAERFARLFMAPGVEHCAGGPGAAPVDPLAALVKWVEQGDAPKTLLGRNADITRPLCRWPAVPRYTGHGSTSDAANFRCAAAYDPQRR, from the coding sequence ATGGGGCTGACGGTCCTGTCCCCGGCCAGTCACGGAGCCGCACTGCCCTCCGGTGACCGGCCCTCCGGTGATCCGGTCAGATCCTGTGCGAGCCTGACCGAGCTGACCTTCACCGACGGCACCCGCGTCACCAGCGCCGGGGAGGCCCCCGGCACCCCCGCGATCTGTCACGTGCGCCTGACCGTGCCGGAGAGCGTCAACATCGCGGTCTCCTTGCCGGCGCACGGTTGGAACGGACGGTTCCAGGGCGTCGGAGGCGGCGGTTACGCCGGTGTCCTGACGCCCCCCGACGACGCCGCGAAGGCCGGCTACGCCGCGGCGGCCACCGACACCGGCCACACCGGATCCCCCGTGTCTGGCGCCTGGGCGTGGTCGCCCACCGGGATGAAGCAGAACCTGATCACGGACTTCGCCCGCCGCTCGGTGCACGAGATGACGGTGAAGGGCAAGGCGGTGACCGGGGCCTACTACGGAAAGGCACCTGACCACTCCTACTGGAACGGCTGCTCGACCGGTGGCAGGCAGGGCCTGATGGAGGCTCAGCGCCACCCCGAGGACTACGACGGCATCCTCTCCGCGGCACCAGCCATCAACTGGGACCGGTTCATCCCGTCGGAGTTGTGGCCCCAGGTCGTGATGCGGGAGAGCGGCCATGTCGTCAGCTCCTGCACCTTCGAAGCGGTCAACAAGGCGGTTGTCGCCGCCTGTGACGGCAAGGACGGTGTCACGGACGGGATCGTCGACCCCCGGACCTGCCGCTTCGACCCGTCGAAGCTGATCGGTGAGCAGACGTCCTGCGGCACCATCACCGCCCAGGACGCGGCCGTGGTCAAGAAGATCTGGGAGGGCCCGCGCCGCCAGAACGGCTCCTTCCTCTGGTACGGCCTGACACCGGGCACCTCGTTCGCCGGCCTGGCCGGCAGCACCCCCACCGGCCAGGCCGCGCCGTTCCCGATCACGACCGACTGGTTCACGTACTGGCTGGCCAAGAATCCGGACTTCGACTGGCGCAGTGTCACCACGGCCGACTTCGCCGACTGGTTCGACCGGTCCCGGGCCGAGTACCACGACGTGATCGGCACCGACGACCCCGATCTCGGAGCATTCCGTGACGGGGGCGGCAAGCTGATCCTGTGGCACGGATGGGCCGACCAGCTGATCTTCCCGCAGGGCACGATCGACTACTTCCAGCGCGTGGCCGCCGAGATGGGCGGACAGGCCCGCGCCGAGCGGTTCGCACGGCTGTTCATGGCTCCGGGCGTCGAGCACTGCGCCGGCGGTCCCGGCGCCGCACCGGTCGATCCACTCGCCGCGCTGGTGAAGTGGGTCGAGCAGGGTGATGCCCCGAAGACCCTCCTGGGCCGCAACGCGGACATCACCCGGCCGCTGTGCCGCTGGCCCGCTGTCCCCCGTTACACGGGCCACGGCAGTACGTCCGACGCCGCCAACTTCCGTTGCGCCGCTGCGTACGACCCGCAGCGGCGGTAA
- a CDS encoding ABC transporter ATP-binding protein, translating into MTTLLELRGLTRSYGSLTAVDQVDLTIARGERHALIGPNGAGKSTLFATVAGTLRASAGGIVLAGQDVTALPEAERARRGMVRTFQHSSLFVDCSVLDNVALAVQRVHGVAHRFDRAARRFRRTEAEARSHLDSVGLAGRARDKVAALSHGERRQLEVAMVLATEPALVMFDEPTAGMSAAETERFVALMERLPEHLTVLIVEHDLDVVFRLADRVTVLHLGKVLASGRPEEIRADEAVRRAYLGSARTEDLFADTGGPR; encoded by the coding sequence GTGACCACACTCCTGGAACTGCGCGGACTGACCCGCTCCTACGGTTCGCTGACCGCCGTCGACCAGGTGGATCTGACCATCGCCCGGGGCGAACGGCACGCGCTGATCGGACCCAACGGCGCCGGCAAGTCCACGCTGTTCGCCACCGTGGCCGGGACACTCCGGGCCTCCGCCGGCGGCATCGTGCTGGCCGGGCAGGACGTCACGGCACTGCCGGAGGCGGAGCGGGCCCGGCGTGGCATGGTGCGCACCTTCCAGCACTCCAGCCTGTTCGTCGACTGCTCGGTGCTGGACAACGTCGCCCTCGCGGTGCAACGGGTCCACGGGGTGGCCCACCGGTTCGACCGGGCCGCGCGGCGCTTTCGGCGCACCGAGGCCGAGGCCCGCAGTCACCTGGACTCGGTCGGGCTGGCCGGGCGTGCCCGGGACAAGGTGGCCGCCCTGTCCCACGGCGAGCGACGGCAGCTGGAGGTCGCGATGGTCCTCGCCACGGAACCCGCCCTGGTGATGTTCGACGAGCCCACGGCGGGCATGTCCGCCGCCGAGACCGAACGGTTCGTGGCTCTCATGGAACGCCTCCCCGAGCACCTGACCGTCCTCATCGTCGAGCACGACCTGGACGTGGTGTTCCGGCTGGCCGACCGGGTCACCGTGCTGCACCTGGGCAAGGTCCTCGCCTCCGGCCGGCCGGAGGAGATCCGGGCCGACGAGGCGGTGCGGCGGGCCTACCTCGGCTCCGCCAGAACCGAGGACCTGTTCGCCGACACCGGAGGGCCACGATGA
- a CDS encoding ABC transporter substrate-binding protein, with the protein MGAVSAFPLSRTVALSRTVAGLALGALVLSGCGSSLDESTGSGTEEDRSGGNVKIGLLVPLSGVYAPLGEDMKAGFELYLDQHDGKLGGRKVDLVTADEGESPQTGVPAAQKLVTQDQVTAVAGVVNSATALGLRDFFDESKKPLLVANAGADDITGARKSEYVWRTSFSNGGVSGALGQAVADEVKGGVYLIAADYAAGKEMVAGFRKTFEAAGGKVAGEKYTPFGKTQDFQPYLSAIRKSGADAVYAFYAGAEAVNFVKQYKQFGLADKTALYGTGFLTEGGALAAQGKAAIGVKTSLHYSTELDTPVNKEFAAAYRAEAGKAPTVYAVQGYDTAAVLDKALAEASGDSGDALVKALGKVGSIDSPRGAWKFDADHNPEQTYYLREVRADGDTAVNAVLGELG; encoded by the coding sequence ATGGGTGCTGTCTCTGCTTTCCCTCTGTCCAGAACCGTCGCGCTGTCCAGAACCGTCGCAGGGCTCGCCCTGGGCGCCCTGGTGCTGTCGGGCTGCGGGTCGAGCCTCGACGAGTCCACCGGGAGCGGAACCGAAGAGGACCGGTCCGGCGGCAACGTCAAGATCGGGCTGCTGGTGCCCCTGTCGGGCGTCTACGCGCCGCTCGGCGAGGACATGAAGGCGGGCTTCGAGCTCTACCTCGACCAGCACGACGGCAAGCTCGGCGGGCGCAAGGTCGACCTCGTGACCGCCGACGAGGGTGAAAGTCCGCAGACCGGCGTGCCCGCAGCCCAGAAGCTCGTCACGCAGGACCAGGTCACCGCAGTCGCCGGGGTGGTCAACTCGGCCACCGCACTCGGTCTGCGGGACTTCTTCGACGAGTCGAAGAAGCCGCTGCTGGTCGCCAACGCCGGAGCCGATGACATCACCGGGGCCCGCAAGTCCGAGTACGTGTGGCGGACGAGTTTCAGCAACGGGGGGGTGTCCGGTGCCCTGGGGCAGGCCGTCGCCGATGAGGTCAAGGGCGGTGTCTACCTCATCGCGGCCGACTACGCCGCCGGCAAGGAGATGGTCGCGGGCTTCCGTAAGACCTTCGAGGCGGCCGGCGGCAAGGTCGCGGGCGAGAAGTACACGCCCTTCGGCAAGACCCAGGACTTCCAGCCCTACCTCTCGGCGATCCGCAAGTCCGGCGCCGACGCCGTGTACGCCTTCTACGCGGGCGCGGAGGCGGTGAACTTCGTCAAGCAGTACAAGCAGTTCGGCCTCGCCGACAAGACGGCGCTGTACGGCACCGGCTTCCTCACCGAGGGCGGGGCGCTCGCCGCGCAGGGCAAGGCCGCGATCGGCGTGAAGACCTCCCTGCACTACTCGACCGAGCTGGACACGCCGGTCAACAAGGAGTTCGCGGCCGCTTACCGGGCGGAGGCGGGCAAGGCCCCGACGGTCTACGCCGTGCAGGGCTACGACACCGCCGCCGTGCTCGACAAGGCGCTGGCCGAGGCGAGCGGCGACAGCGGTGACGCGCTGGTGAAGGCGCTGGGCAAGGTCGGCTCGATCGACAGTCCTCGCGGCGCGTGGAAGTTCGACGCCGACCACAACCCGGAGCAGACCTACTATCTGCGTGAGGTCCGTGCCGACGGGGACACCGCCGTCAACGCGGTCCTCGGCGAACTCGGCTGA